One Streptomyces lincolnensis genomic region harbors:
- a CDS encoding proline-rich domain-containing protein, which yields MNDTPGWASPGSAPSDGQEPGASGPTEPTDRPGPANPAAQPGTDPEGPGTKWSKEQPPPGQWSAPTGPATPDQAPPPPPPGPGWGTPPPPPGGPGGYGPPGGPGGPGGPGGQNGWGGGYGPPGGYPGYGAYAGWGGPPPAAKPGVIPLRPLGVGEILDGAVSTMRTHWRTVLGISLTVAVLTEVVAILLQGFVLNDSADTEALNDPSATLDELSRAMGDAALSSAVLFVISLVGTVAATALLTTVTSRAVLGKSVTAAEAWRDARPQVLKLLGLILLLLLITVGVVFAGAVPGILVIVSGETTGGVVLAFLGMLGTGILALWLAVRYSLASPALMLEKQSITKSMSRSAKLVRGSWWRVFGIQLLATIIANIVAAIVVIPFTFLAAALGGDGIGGFLNGTGDLGWTFLVVSGIGSVIGSMITFPITAGVTVLLYIDQRIRREALDLDLARAAGVQGYGTAPTPGS from the coding sequence ATGAACGACACTCCGGGCTGGGCCTCGCCCGGATCCGCCCCGTCCGACGGGCAGGAGCCCGGTGCGTCCGGCCCCACGGAGCCGACCGACCGCCCCGGCCCCGCGAACCCCGCGGCACAGCCCGGCACAGACCCAGAGGGCCCCGGCACGAAGTGGTCCAAGGAGCAGCCGCCACCCGGCCAGTGGTCCGCCCCCACCGGCCCCGCGACCCCGGACCAGGCCCCGCCGCCCCCGCCCCCCGGCCCGGGCTGGGGCACCCCGCCCCCGCCCCCTGGCGGCCCCGGCGGCTACGGCCCTCCCGGTGGGCCCGGCGGCCCCGGTGGACCGGGCGGTCAGAACGGCTGGGGAGGCGGCTACGGCCCTCCCGGCGGATACCCCGGTTACGGTGCCTACGCCGGCTGGGGCGGCCCCCCGCCCGCCGCCAAGCCCGGCGTGATCCCCCTGCGCCCGCTCGGCGTGGGCGAGATCCTCGACGGCGCGGTCTCCACCATGCGCACCCACTGGCGCACGGTCCTGGGCATCTCCCTGACCGTCGCCGTCCTCACCGAGGTCGTCGCCATCCTGCTCCAGGGCTTCGTCCTGAACGACAGCGCCGACACCGAGGCCCTCAACGACCCGAGCGCCACGCTCGACGAACTCTCCCGCGCCATGGGCGACGCCGCGCTCAGCTCCGCCGTCCTCTTCGTGATCTCGCTGGTCGGCACGGTCGCGGCCACCGCCCTGCTCACGACCGTCACCAGCCGCGCCGTCCTCGGCAAATCCGTCACCGCGGCCGAGGCCTGGCGCGACGCCCGCCCGCAGGTGCTGAAGCTGCTGGGCCTGATCCTCCTGCTGCTCCTCATCACCGTCGGTGTCGTCTTCGCGGGCGCCGTGCCCGGCATCCTCGTGATCGTCTCGGGCGAGACCACGGGAGGCGTCGTGCTCGCCTTCCTGGGCATGCTGGGCACTGGCATCCTCGCCCTGTGGCTGGCGGTCCGCTACTCCCTGGCGTCCCCCGCGCTGATGCTGGAGAAGCAGAGCATCACCAAGTCGATGAGCCGCTCGGCGAAGCTGGTCCGCGGCTCCTGGTGGCGGGTGTTCGGCATCCAGCTGCTCGCGACGATCATCGCGAACATCGTCGCGGCGATCGTGGTCATCCCCTTCACCTTCCTCGCCGCGGCACTGGGCGGCGACGGCATCGGCGGCTTCCTCAACGGCACCGGCGACCTCGGCTGGACCTTCCTGGTCGTCAGCGGCATCGGCTCGGTGATCGGCTCCATGATCACCTTCCCGATCACGGCCGGCGTCACCGTGCTTCTCTACATCGACCAGCGCATCCGCCGCGAGGCCCTCGACCTCGACCTGGCCCGCGCCGCCGGCGTCCAGGGCTACGGCACCGCCCCCACTCCCGGGAGCTGA
- the mtrB gene encoding MtrAB system histidine kinase MtrB has protein sequence MSGDSAASSPGRTGARAERPVGRKKAGSRWGRFLEGGLLQGGVQGSPVLRLFMRWVRRPLLPVMRLWRRNIQLKVVVTTLLMSLGVVLLLGFVVIGQVRNGLLDAKVKASQSQATGGFAVAKQKAEEAGTGAGDDGAPVDEHTEQNVIQWMSDLVESLSSGGQGAFDVVTLPAAGDASGGGRGPRASGDVDWSASVPEALRERVDSSTAAAQSYTRIVYDDTAGKEAQPGLVIGKQVNDPNDDPYQLYYLFPLTQEEKSLSLVKGTLATAGLFVVVLLGAIAWLVVRQVVTPVRMAAGIAERLSAGRLQERMKVTGEDDIARLGEAFNKMAQNLQLKIQQLEDLSRMQRRFVSDVSHELRTPLTTVRMAADVIHEAREDFDPVTARSAELLADQLDRFESLLADLLEISRFDAGAAALEAEPIDLREVVRRVLSGAAPLAERKGTHIRVVGDQQPVVAEADARRVERVLRNLVVNAVEHGEGKDVVVKLAAAGGAVAVAVRDYGVGLKPGEATRVFSRFWRADPARARTTGGTGLGLSIALEDARLHGGWLQAWGEPGGGSQFRLTLPRTADEPLRGSPIPLEPKDSRRNRGLDDAGLPRGNAEKAATVPAQPSRDPVTSRDPIAPRPTGMAATADPTALPGNGARVVPRPASGVRRQDDTSVGDAPRGGPEGSAGTGPEAPHGHPEEPHEQAQAQASYGQEDSHSQGEAFRGR, from the coding sequence ATGTCCGGAGACAGCGCCGCTTCGTCGCCCGGGCGGACCGGGGCTCGCGCGGAGCGGCCTGTCGGCCGGAAGAAGGCGGGTTCCCGCTGGGGACGTTTCCTGGAGGGCGGGCTGCTCCAGGGCGGCGTCCAGGGCAGCCCGGTCCTCAGGCTGTTCATGCGATGGGTGCGGCGCCCGCTGCTGCCCGTCATGCGGCTGTGGCGGCGCAACATCCAGCTCAAGGTCGTCGTCACGACACTGCTGATGTCCCTGGGTGTCGTGCTGCTGCTCGGCTTCGTCGTGATCGGGCAGGTGCGCAACGGTCTGCTCGACGCCAAGGTGAAGGCCTCGCAGAGCCAGGCCACCGGCGGGTTCGCGGTGGCCAAGCAGAAGGCCGAGGAGGCGGGGACCGGGGCCGGCGACGACGGCGCCCCGGTGGACGAACACACCGAGCAGAACGTCATCCAGTGGATGAGTGACCTGGTGGAGTCGCTGTCCAGCGGCGGCCAGGGCGCCTTCGACGTGGTGACGCTCCCGGCCGCGGGCGACGCCAGCGGAGGCGGGCGCGGACCGCGTGCCTCCGGTGACGTCGACTGGTCGGCCAGCGTGCCCGAGGCGCTGCGTGAGCGCGTCGACAGCAGCACGGCGGCGGCCCAGAGCTACACGCGGATCGTCTACGACGACACCGCCGGCAAGGAGGCCCAGCCTGGCCTCGTCATCGGCAAGCAGGTCAACGACCCGAACGACGACCCGTACCAGCTGTACTACCTCTTCCCGCTCACCCAGGAGGAGAAGTCGCTGAGCCTGGTCAAGGGCACCCTGGCGACGGCCGGCCTCTTCGTCGTCGTACTCCTCGGGGCCATCGCCTGGCTCGTCGTGCGGCAGGTCGTCACTCCGGTGCGGATGGCGGCCGGGATCGCGGAGCGGCTGTCCGCCGGGCGGTTGCAGGAACGGATGAAGGTCACCGGCGAGGACGACATCGCGCGGCTCGGCGAGGCCTTCAACAAGATGGCGCAGAACCTCCAGCTGAAGATCCAGCAGCTGGAGGACCTGTCGCGGATGCAGCGGCGGTTCGTGTCGGACGTGTCGCACGAGCTGCGGACGCCGCTGACGACCGTACGGATGGCCGCGGACGTCATTCACGAGGCGCGGGAGGACTTCGACCCGGTGACCGCGCGGTCGGCGGAACTGCTCGCCGACCAGCTGGACCGGTTCGAGTCGCTGCTCGCGGACCTGCTGGAGATCAGCCGTTTCGACGCGGGCGCGGCGGCGCTGGAGGCGGAGCCGATCGACCTCAGGGAGGTCGTCCGGCGGGTCCTCAGCGGGGCCGCGCCGCTCGCCGAGCGCAAGGGCACGCACATCCGTGTGGTGGGCGACCAGCAGCCCGTCGTCGCCGAGGCCGACGCCCGGCGGGTCGAGCGGGTGCTGCGCAACCTCGTCGTCAACGCCGTGGAGCACGGCGAGGGCAAGGACGTCGTCGTCAAGCTCGCCGCGGCGGGCGGGGCGGTCGCGGTCGCGGTGCGCGACTACGGCGTGGGGCTCAAGCCCGGCGAGGCGACCCGTGTCTTCAGCCGTTTCTGGCGGGCCGACCCGGCACGCGCGCGTACCACCGGCGGTACGGGCCTGGGGCTGTCCATCGCCCTGGAGGACGCGCGGCTGCACGGCGGCTGGCTTCAGGCGTGGGGCGAGCCGGGGGGCGGGTCGCAGTTCCGGCTGACGTTGCCGCGGACCGCGGACGAGCCGCTCAGGGGCTCCCCGATACCGCTGGAGCCCAAGGACTCCCGCCGCAATCGCGGACTCGACGACGCCGGTCTGCCGCGTGGGAACGCGGAGAAGGCGGCCACCGTGCCGGCCCAGCCGAGCCGTGATCCGGTGACGTCCCGCGACCCGATCGCGCCGCGGCCGACCGGCATGGCGGCCACCGCGGACCCGACGGCGCTGCCCGGCAACGGCGCGCGCGTGGTGCCGCGGCCCGCCTCGGGCGTACGACGACAGGACGACACGTCTGTCGGGGACGCGCCGCGCGGTGGGCCCGAGGGCAGCGCGGGCACCGGGCCGGAAGCCCCGCACGGGCACCCGGAGGAACCGCACGAGCAGGCGCAGGCGCAGGCGTCGTACGGACAAGAGGACTCGCACAGTCAAGGGGAGGCATTTCGTGGGCGCTGA
- the mtnA gene encoding S-methyl-5-thioribose-1-phosphate isomerase gives MADQYAQTGEDSRPTEIPAIRWEEPPEGPVLVLLDQTRLPAEEVELVCTDASALVEAIRSLAVRGAPLLGIAGAYGVALAAARGFDVDDAANSLAGARPTAVNLAVGVRRARAAFQAELGKGGDARQAAEAALAAARKLHREDAEASARMAERGLALLDELLPGGGHRILTHCNTGSLVSGGEGTAFAVALAAHRVGRLRRLWVDETRPLLQGARLTAYEAARSGMAYTLLTDNAAGSLFAAGEVDAVLIGADRIAADGSVANKVGSYPLAVLARYHHVPFIVVAPVTTIDLDTPDGASIEVEQRPGHEVTEVTAPQVPVAGAEAGGGIPVAPLGTQAYNPAFDVTPPELVTAIVTEEGAVSPVTAEALAELCARSRQVTIS, from the coding sequence ATGGCTGATCAGTACGCGCAAACCGGCGAGGACAGCAGGCCGACCGAGATACCGGCGATCCGTTGGGAGGAGCCACCAGAAGGTCCCGTACTGGTACTTCTCGATCAGACAAGGCTGCCGGCCGAGGAGGTCGAGCTGGTCTGCACGGACGCGTCCGCGCTGGTGGAGGCGATCCGTTCGCTCGCGGTGCGCGGGGCGCCGCTGCTCGGCATCGCGGGCGCGTACGGTGTCGCGCTCGCCGCCGCGCGTGGCTTCGACGTGGACGATGCGGCGAACTCGCTCGCGGGCGCGCGTCCCACCGCGGTGAACCTCGCCGTCGGTGTGCGCCGGGCGCGGGCCGCGTTCCAGGCCGAGCTCGGCAAGGGCGGCGACGCCCGGCAGGCCGCCGAGGCGGCGCTCGCCGCGGCGCGGAAGCTGCACCGGGAGGACGCCGAGGCCAGCGCCCGGATGGCCGAGCGCGGGCTGGCTCTCCTGGACGAGCTGCTGCCCGGTGGCGGGCACCGCATCCTCACCCACTGCAACACCGGATCGCTGGTGTCGGGCGGCGAGGGAACGGCGTTCGCGGTGGCCCTGGCGGCGCACCGGGTGGGGCGGCTGAGGCGGCTGTGGGTGGACGAAACGCGTCCGTTGCTGCAAGGTGCTCGCCTGACGGCGTACGAGGCGGCTCGCAGCGGAATGGCGTACACCTTGCTGACCGACAATGCGGCGGGCTCGCTGTTCGCGGCCGGAGAGGTGGACGCGGTGCTGATCGGGGCGGACCGCATCGCGGCCGACGGCTCGGTGGCGAACAAGGTGGGAAGCTATCCGCTCGCGGTGCTCGCTCGGTACCACCATGTGCCGTTCATCGTGGTGGCACCGGTGACCACGATCGATCTGGACACCCCGGACGGGGCGTCCATCGAGGTGGAGCAACGTCCCGGTCATGAGGTGACCGAGGTCACAGCACCCCAGGTGCCGGTGGCGGGAGCGGAAGCGGGAGGCGGGATTCCGGTGGCACCCCTGGGGACCCAGGCGTACAACCCGGCGTTCGACGTGACGCCGCCCGAGCTGGTGACCGCGATTGTCACGGAAGAGGGCGCCGTTTCGCCCGTGACCGCCGAGGCTCTTGCCGAGCTGTGTGCCAGGTCACGCCAGGTAACGATTAGCTAA
- the mtrA gene encoding two-component system response regulator MtrA, translating to MMSFMKGRVLVVDDDTALAEMLGIVLRGEGFEPSFVADGDKALAAFRESKPDLVLLDLMLPGRDGIEVCRLIRAESGVPIVMLTAKSDTVDVVVGLESGADDYIVKPFKPKELVARIRARLRRSEEPAPEQLAIGDLVIDVAGHSVKRDGQSIALTPLEFDLLVALARKPWQVFTREVLLEQVWGYRHAADTRLVNVHVQRLRSKVEKDPERPEIVVTVRGVGYKAGPS from the coding sequence ATGATGTCGTTTATGAAGGGACGAGTCCTTGTCGTCGACGACGACACCGCACTGGCCGAGATGCTCGGCATTGTGCTGCGTGGTGAAGGTTTTGAGCCGTCTTTCGTAGCCGACGGCGACAAGGCGCTGGCCGCTTTCCGTGAGTCCAAGCCCGATCTGGTGCTGCTCGATCTGATGCTGCCAGGGCGGGACGGTATCGAGGTGTGCCGCCTGATCAGGGCGGAGTCCGGGGTGCCGATCGTGATGCTCACGGCCAAGAGCGACACCGTCGACGTCGTCGTGGGCCTGGAATCGGGTGCCGACGACTACATCGTGAAGCCGTTCAAGCCGAAGGAGCTCGTGGCCCGGATCCGGGCGCGGCTGCGGAGGTCGGAGGAGCCGGCTCCCGAGCAGCTCGCCATAGGCGATCTGGTCATCGATGTGGCCGGTCACTCGGTGAAGCGGGACGGGCAGTCGATCGCGCTGACGCCGCTGGAGTTCGATCTGCTGGTGGCGCTGGCGCGCAAGCCGTGGCAGGTGTTCACGCGTGAGGTGCTCCTGGAGCAGGTGTGGGGCTACCGGCACGCGGCGGACACCCGTCTGGTGAACGTGCATGTGCAGCGGCTGCGCTCCAAGGTCGAGAAGGACCCGGAGCGGCCGGAGATCGTGGTGACCGTGCGTGGTGTGGGATACAAGGCAGGACCCAGCTGA